From one Halothece sp. PCC 7418 genomic stretch:
- a CDS encoding ABC transporter ATP-binding protein translates to MIEVEHLSKSFGNTTAIKDVTFSVREGEILGFLGPNGAGKTTTMRILTGYIPASSGTAKLGEYEVHRNSLAVRKRIGYLPERPPLYLDMTVKGFLEFVTQIKGVPRRDRAKQVQSAIERCFLEDKQNILIRKLSKGYRQRVGIAQAIVHDPPVIILDEPTIGLDPRQMIEVRNLIKSLAGDHTIILSTHILSEVNMISDRVTIIADGTVVATNTPEYLMTELKGGGGYTLDLAGDIEVIQSTLNALPEVSTIEIFPSETHEERSQVKISCLPHTEPGDKIATVIVNSGLHLYEMQRDKPTLEDVFLELTAQEQPETTTDSESESENDSSQ, encoded by the coding sequence ATGATTGAAGTTGAACATTTAAGTAAATCCTTTGGTAACACCACTGCGATTAAAGATGTCACCTTCTCCGTGCGAGAGGGTGAAATTTTAGGGTTTTTGGGTCCCAATGGCGCAGGGAAAACCACAACCATGCGGATTTTAACGGGATATATTCCAGCGAGTAGTGGGACAGCCAAACTAGGGGAATACGAAGTCCATCGCAACTCTCTCGCAGTTCGTAAACGGATTGGCTATTTACCCGAACGTCCGCCGTTATATTTAGATATGACGGTCAAAGGCTTTCTAGAGTTTGTCACCCAAATCAAAGGAGTTCCACGGCGCGATCGCGCAAAACAAGTCCAAAGCGCGATCGAACGCTGTTTTCTAGAAGATAAACAAAATATTCTCATCCGTAAACTCTCCAAAGGCTACCGTCAACGAGTGGGAATCGCCCAAGCCATTGTTCATGATCCGCCTGTGATTATTCTTGATGAACCGACGATTGGACTGGATCCGCGCCAGATGATTGAAGTCCGAAACTTAATCAAAAGTCTAGCCGGGGATCATACCATTATTCTCTCAACTCATATTCTCTCGGAAGTGAACATGATCAGCGATCGCGTGACAATTATTGCTGATGGGACTGTCGTTGCTACCAATACCCCTGAGTATTTAATGACCGAACTCAAAGGAGGCGGTGGTTACACCCTTGATCTAGCGGGAGATATTGAAGTCATTCAAAGTACATTAAACGCTTTACCAGAAGTCTCTACCATTGAGATTTTCCCCTCCGAGACTCATGAAGAACGGTCTCAAGTTAAAATTTCTTGTCTTCCCCATACCGAACCTGGGGATAAAATTGCAACTGTAATCGTCAATTCGGGATTACATCTTTATGAAATGCAACGGGATAAACCCACCCTCGAAGATGTTTTCTTAGAATTAACCGCCCAAGAACAACCCGAAACAACAACTGACTCCGAATCGGAGAGTGAAAATGATTCTTCTCAATAA
- the bchE gene encoding magnesium-protoporphyrin IX monomethyl ester anaerobic oxidative cyclase, producing the protein MRILMIQPNYHSGGAEIAGNWPPSWVPYVGGALKQAGFTNVRFVDAMSKDIPDDVLAEIIETNQPDVVLATAITPMIYQSETTLKIAKEVCPNIVTVMGGIHPTYMYAEVLNEAPWVDYIIRGEGEEVTVNLLKAIENGTDKRDRAEIQGIAFLDNGEVVATPAHPPIKNLDTLTPDWSLLEWEHYIYTPLNVRVAVPNYARGCPFRCRFCSQWRFWRKYRSRTPKQFVDEIETLVKEYNVGFFILADEEPTINRSRFIALCEELIERNLDVYWGINTRVTDVLRDEELLPLYRKAGLVHVSLGTEAAAQLNLNVFRKETTIEDNKRAVQLLKKNGIVAEAQFIMGLENETPETIEETYRMALDWKPDMVNWNMFTPWPFSDLFQDLGDRVEVRDYSQYNFVTPIMKPDNMEREQVLKGVLRNYARFYMRKTIEYWFVRDPFKRRYLLGCLKAFAKTTLNKRFYNLSRVKYKGLQTNIDLGFDESKVFTREELAQRKQEHPELQADMNFAGTMSNNQQSSKS; encoded by the coding sequence ATGCGCATTTTGATGATTCAACCCAATTACCATTCCGGTGGCGCGGAAATTGCAGGGAATTGGCCCCCGAGTTGGGTTCCTTATGTCGGTGGCGCATTAAAGCAAGCGGGCTTTACCAATGTGCGATTTGTGGATGCGATGAGTAAGGATATCCCTGATGATGTCTTGGCAGAAATTATCGAAACCAATCAGCCCGATGTGGTTTTAGCAACGGCGATTACCCCGATGATTTATCAGTCGGAAACGACCTTGAAAATCGCGAAAGAGGTTTGTCCCAATATCGTTACGGTAATGGGCGGGATTCATCCCACGTATATGTATGCGGAAGTCCTGAATGAAGCGCCGTGGGTAGATTATATTATTCGGGGAGAAGGAGAAGAAGTGACGGTTAATCTCCTCAAAGCCATTGAAAATGGTACTGACAAGCGCGATCGCGCAGAAATTCAAGGGATTGCATTTTTAGATAATGGGGAAGTGGTCGCCACACCCGCCCATCCTCCCATTAAAAACTTAGATACCCTTACCCCCGACTGGAGTCTTTTAGAGTGGGAACATTACATTTATACGCCACTGAATGTCCGCGTTGCGGTTCCCAACTACGCCCGAGGTTGTCCGTTTCGGTGTCGCTTCTGTTCCCAGTGGCGATTCTGGCGGAAATATCGATCGCGCACGCCCAAACAATTTGTGGATGAAATTGAAACCCTTGTTAAAGAGTACAACGTTGGTTTCTTTATTCTCGCCGATGAAGAACCCACGATTAACCGTTCTCGCTTTATCGCCCTGTGCGAAGAACTCATTGAACGCAACTTAGATGTCTATTGGGGAATTAACACCCGTGTTACCGACGTTTTACGCGATGAAGAACTCTTACCCTTATATCGCAAAGCGGGATTAGTTCACGTTTCTCTGGGAACAGAAGCCGCAGCCCAGTTAAATCTTAATGTCTTCCGTAAAGAAACCACCATTGAAGATAACAAACGGGCGGTACAGTTACTGAAGAAAAACGGCATTGTCGCTGAAGCCCAGTTTATTATGGGATTGGAAAACGAAACCCCAGAAACCATCGAAGAAACCTATCGCATGGCGTTAGATTGGAAACCAGATATGGTGAACTGGAATATGTTTACCCCTTGGCCCTTTTCCGATTTATTTCAAGACCTCGGCGATCGCGTGGAAGTGCGAGACTATTCCCAATATAATTTTGTCACCCCAATTATGAAACCAGACAACATGGAACGGGAACAGGTTTTGAAAGGGGTATTGCGGAACTATGCGCGATTTTATATGCGGAAGACGATCGAATATTGGTTCGTCCGTGATCCCTTCAAACGCAGATATTTACTCGGTTGCTTGAAAGCCTTTGCGAAAACGACCCTGAACAAACGCTTCTACAATCTCAGTCGGGTGAAATATAAAGGCTTACAGACCAATATTGACCTCGGGTTTGATGAATCGAAAGTGTTTACTCGGGAAGAGTTAGCGCAACGGAAACAAGAACATCCAGAGTTGCAAGCGGATATGAATTTTGCGGGAACGATGTCTAATAATCAGCAATCATCAAAATCGTAG
- a CDS encoding response regulator transcription factor codes for MDDIQVIIVESDEATRIRLRNELRQQAGIEIASEATNGETGLVLLESIPVDLAISPMILSDMDGVTFTEKVRQLQAEDEDLNFKILLRCSLTEEEQVVAAFAAGAEAYCRDDLTIKELAEKVKTVHERGLAFDSKLAEIIQNHGTELQLNEADQKLLGEMASGNSYEAMGEVLNSSQTDLCEAISQLRNHLQSSDRVQSALNRLRKG; via the coding sequence ATGGATGATATTCAGGTGATTATTGTCGAGTCGGATGAAGCCACTCGCATCCGACTGAGAAACGAGTTACGACAACAAGCAGGAATTGAAATTGCTAGTGAAGCGACGAATGGGGAAACGGGATTGGTTTTATTAGAATCGATTCCTGTAGATCTCGCGATCTCGCCCATGATTTTATCTGATATGGATGGCGTGACCTTTACCGAAAAGGTGCGCCAGTTACAAGCCGAAGACGAGGATCTTAATTTTAAGATTTTATTGCGCTGTTCCCTCACGGAAGAAGAACAAGTGGTTGCTGCGTTTGCTGCGGGTGCGGAAGCCTATTGTCGGGATGATCTCACGATCAAAGAACTGGCGGAAAAGGTGAAAACAGTTCATGAACGGGGACTTGCGTTTGATAGTAAACTTGCAGAGATTATCCAAAATCATGGAACTGAGTTACAGTTAAACGAGGCGGATCAGAAACTGCTGGGAGAAATGGCAAGTGGGAACAGTTACGAAGCCATGGGGGAAGTATTAAACTCTTCTCAGACGGATTTGTGTGAAGCCATCAGCCAACTGCGAAACCATCTTCAAAGCAGCGATCGCGTTCAATCTGCTTTAAATCGCTTACGAAAGGGTTAG
- a CDS encoding ABC transporter permease: MILLNNLLAIFRREFTSYFTSPLAYLITAVFWLISGFFFVSILLGPEGIIQQVSRREQLQIPVPPVDVAYQFLTYYFSFLGSLVLFILPALSMGLYTEERKRGTLELIATSPITNWIVALGKLLGVLAFFTVMILPLLGYEIYVFNAASPPIPPAVPLLAHGALLLLAASILSLGMFISSLTDNTIFAAIITFAVVLFLWVTDLIANRVSGGFGEALEHISLISNYETLVQGILDTSSLVVFGSYILLGLFLTAQSIALLRGSS; the protein is encoded by the coding sequence ATGATTCTTCTCAATAACCTCCTTGCAATTTTCCGCCGTGAATTTACCAGTTATTTTACCTCTCCCCTTGCTTATTTAATTACGGCTGTCTTTTGGCTCATTTCGGGCTTCTTTTTTGTTTCCATTTTATTAGGACCAGAAGGTATTATTCAACAAGTCAGCCGACGAGAACAATTACAAATTCCCGTTCCCCCTGTTGATGTGGCTTATCAATTTTTGACTTATTATTTTAGTTTTTTAGGCTCGCTCGTTCTTTTTATTCTTCCTGCGCTTTCCATGGGATTATATACCGAAGAAAGAAAGCGTGGGACTTTAGAACTCATCGCCACTTCTCCGATTACCAATTGGATTGTTGCTTTAGGAAAACTCTTAGGCGTTCTTGCTTTTTTTACAGTCATGATTCTCCCTTTATTGGGTTATGAAATTTACGTTTTTAATGCAGCCAGTCCACCGATTCCTCCCGCCGTTCCTTTACTGGCGCATGGGGCTTTACTCTTATTAGCAGCCTCAATTCTTTCTCTGGGAATGTTCATTTCCTCTTTAACCGATAACACAATTTTTGCTGCAATTATCACCTTTGCGGTGGTTCTTTTTTTGTGGGTCACTGATTTAATTGCAAATCGAGTGAGTGGCGGTTTTGGAGAGGCTTTAGAACATATTTCTTTGATTTCTAATTATGAAACATTAGTGCAAGGAATTTTAGATACCAGTAGTCTCGTTGTTTTTGGCAGTTATATTCTGCTTGGTCTATTTTTAACTGCTCAATCCATTGCTCTTTTACGGGGTAGCAGCTAG